Within Vicia villosa cultivar HV-30 ecotype Madison, WI linkage group LG1, Vvil1.0, whole genome shotgun sequence, the genomic segment agaaccttctttcttcttaaccaataaaACAGACGCACCCCACAGCGACAAACTCGGACGAATAAAGttcttctcaagtaaatcttcaagttgactcttcaacttttTCAACTCAGAAGTTAACATCcgatatggagccatcgatacaggactagttccaggaactaaattaatcgaaaactcaacttcttaTTCCGGCGATAAATCACTTACGTCTTTAGGAAATACCTTCGCAAAATCGCGAACTATTGGCAATTCTTTAATTGTTCtcttctcatgaacatccaaagttgccaacaacataaacaacgtcgcaCCATCTTGCACTGATTCAACTACTTGCTTAGCAGACAAAAACACATCTTCCTTGACACTCGTTTCAGGAAAGATAACCTCAAAACAATTGATATAAACACGATTAAACTCCAACTagttcatacccaaaatcacatcaagttgcttTAATGGGAGACAAACTAAATAAATTCCAAAATCTCTACCGAAGATACTCAATGGACGATTCAAATACACAAAAGAAGTAGACACataacccatagcaggtgtatcaataaccatacttttacgcatatcagataaaacaagatccaatctcatagtacaatccaaagaaatgaaagaatacgttgcaccagtatcaataatagcaatcaaaggtgtaccattaataaagcacaTACCTCGATTAGCCTATCATCTGCAGTGGTCTCACCACCAGACAAagcaaacactttccctttcACTTAATCCTTCTTTGGCTTGTCACAATTGGTACTAATGTGCCCTcgctcaccacaattgtagcaagtcacacccAAACCAACTCTACAAACCACAACTTTGTGACCCGGCTTGTCACACTTGAAACACCTTCCAGAATTCTTGTTGCAATCATTAGCACGATGTCCTTCGACACCACACTTGGAGCACTTAACCGAATCATTATATCCTTCACAACATGGCTTCCCGCCATAACCAGATTTCTGCCTCTTCTtatcatcatacggtttcccacggtAATGTCCTTTTCCTTTCCCATCACTCGAAGacttgtagtgagaagcactctctCTACTATCCTTATCATAAATCTAACTCTTGTTAACCAACTTTGCAAAACGAGTAATATGTTGATAACCAATAGCTTTCTTGATGTCATGCCTCAGACCATTCAGaaacttcaaacacttagacCTCTCAGCATTCATAATATTGTAATGGGGACAATACTTGATCAACTCTTGGAATCTCGCAGTATACTCCGCTACGGTACCATTACCCTGCTTCATCTCAAGGAATTCcacctctttctttccacggacatcttctggaaaatagttctcCAAAAATGCATCACAGAAAAGATCCCAAGTAATCTGAATACCCTCTTCCTCAAACCTCTGAGTAGTGTTACCCCACCAATCCTTAGCTTCTTTATCAAGCACATGAGTACCAAATTGCACCTTCTGCATAGCAGTATAATTCATAACCCTAAATATCTTCTCAATCGCTTTCAACCATGATTGCGCCTTATCAGGTTCATGCTCTCCTTCAAAGATAGgcggattgttcctctggaacttccccaaagcacgtaactcatcatcatcaccattctgaTTACCAGCATTCACCAGAGGAATATGACCAAGAGATCCAGCAAACATCCTCAATGCATCAACAATGTCATCATTGTTCCTTCCCGCAACCATCGTCCTAagacaacaaacaaccaaaatagacaaaacagtattgatcgtgtcagatacacgaatctAATACAACGGGAATAAAAGACACTAATGacattgaccaactggtcgaccatgctctgataccactaatgtaacacccattttctaaCCCCAAAGAATTACATATATAATCACAGAGTATATATAATGCATAAacaaaaagggcgtcacatgttgttTTCAACGCAATGAAAACCCATAACCAAACATACAAATATGCACCTGATCATTTCATAATACAATTTGAAAACTTCATGTTCCATTAATATGCATATCACACGcggaagaataattataataaaacaatttcaatgaatatatctcatactatattcatctaccaattcaaaTAACACAATCAACATATGCTATATGAAATTCATTAACTAGGCAACATAGCCTTCAACAACCATATCCAAATTATCATGTTAAAATACCATAAAGACAACAATACTAAAATAtccaaaacatgagttcaaataaacccccaagtgttacatgatcagagcatttgACTCACAATCTAATCAAAATGATAAATcaaaagctcctcggctaaatccttggacaagctcactactcgtcagaacctgcacgatgtcacaatgaacatcattcaaacagaaggatgagaattcacatcataatgaatACATACAATATGTACAATGAATATAGCATACAATAGCATTAttattcatcacacttcataaaTTGAATAAGTTCCACAATTATTGCACAAAACATAATTTCCAATTATCACAAAGAAATTCTCATCAATTCAAGTAATCGCATAATACATAATGCGACTCGAATGtaattaatgtgactcaatgcatgtggtaccattttgaGTATCAAGCTCATCGCTCCCGATTATAAACCAGAGCCATGCTTCCGAtctggacaagatcaaagccctgAAAAAATATGAACCTTTAGTTCACCGCTCCCGAATCCACAAAGGAGACAAAGCCACGCCTATGTTTtcacacaagga encodes:
- the LOC131643369 gene encoding uncharacterized protein LOC131643369 — encoded protein: MVAGRNNDDIVDALRMFAGSLGHIPLRNNPPIFEGEHEPDKAQSWLKAIEKIFRVMNYTAMQKVQFGTHVLDKEAKDWWGNTTQRFEEEGIQITWDLFCDAFLENYFPEDVRGKKEVEFLEMKQGNGTVAEYTARFQELIKYCPHYNIMNAERSKCLKFLNGLRHDIKKAIGYQHITRFAKLVNKS